In one Mucilaginibacter sp. PAMB04168 genomic region, the following are encoded:
- a CDS encoding heparan-alpha-glucosaminide N-acetyltransferase domain-containing protein, producing MNTSASQRIQSIDILRGLVMVIMALDHVRDFLHNDAMLHDPLDLKTTTPILFFTRWITHFCAPIFVFLSGLSAGLAGQKRSRAQTSSFLIKRGLWLVAVEVVLITLALSLNPLYNMVFFQVIWAIGISMIILGLLLRISNKIILPLGLLLIVGHDALQYLPQPKNVVSTALLNILFTARFYIIPLPGNHFLAFLYAVLPWTGIMLLGYAVSAWYVNESHQKNRRLALSITGFLLLIAFILLRSAIGYGDPSPYVSQRNITGSVLAFLNVSKYPPSLQYTCLMLSFGFIFLAVTENSHNRLANLFKVYGKVPFFYYVPHFYLIRIVTIVVFFASGYTVKNIISPNIPFLFRPATMGFSLGVTYLFWIGIVALLYWPCKWFAGYKQRHRGKWWASYV from the coding sequence ATGAACACTTCAGCTTCACAACGCATCCAATCCATTGATATACTGCGCGGATTAGTTATGGTAATTATGGCGTTAGACCACGTGCGCGACTTTTTGCACAATGACGCCATGTTGCACGATCCGCTGGATTTAAAAACCACCACGCCCATTCTGTTTTTTACCCGGTGGATCACGCATTTTTGCGCGCCGATTTTTGTGTTTTTATCGGGTCTATCGGCCGGGTTGGCCGGTCAAAAGCGTAGCCGGGCTCAAACGTCTTCCTTTTTAATTAAACGCGGTTTGTGGCTAGTTGCCGTTGAAGTGGTGCTTATTACGCTGGCTTTAAGTTTAAACCCACTGTACAACATGGTTTTCTTTCAGGTGATATGGGCCATAGGTATCAGCATGATTATACTAGGATTATTGCTGCGTATATCAAACAAAATAATTTTACCATTGGGATTGTTGCTTATTGTTGGGCACGATGCTCTGCAGTATTTACCGCAGCCAAAAAATGTTGTAAGCACGGCATTATTAAATATATTATTTACAGCACGTTTCTATATCATCCCCTTACCTGGTAATCATTTCTTAGCGTTTTTGTATGCTGTTTTGCCATGGACAGGTATTATGCTGCTGGGCTATGCCGTTTCGGCCTGGTATGTCAATGAGAGTCATCAAAAAAACAGACGCTTAGCATTATCGATCACGGGTTTCCTGCTACTCATCGCATTTATTTTGCTGCGCAGTGCTATAGGTTATGGTGATCCTTCCCCTTATGTTTCCCAACGCAATATAACAGGCTCCGTCTTGGCTTTTCTTAATGTGAGCAAATATCCGCCATCGTTACAATACACCTGCCTTATGCTAAGTTTTGGGTTTATTTTTTTAGCAGTCACCGAAAACAGCCATAATAGGTTAGCGAACCTATTTAAGGTATATGGGAAGGTACCATTCTTTTATTACGTACCGCACTTTTACCTTATCCGTATTGTTACGATAGTTGTCTTTTTCGCCTCCGGATACACGGTAAAAAATATCATATCGCCCAACATACCATTCCTGTTCAGGCCGGCAACCATGGGGTTTTCGTTAGGTGTAACTTACCTTTTTTGGATAGGTATTGTGGCACTGCTATACTGGCCGTGCAAATGGTTTGCAGGGTATAAGCAGCGCCATCGAGGCAAATGGTGGGCGAGCTATGTATAA